In the genome of Populus nigra chromosome 19, ddPopNigr1.1, whole genome shotgun sequence, the window aaaaaatagtattatttgtgttataaatattattatttttattataactcaaagtattgatataaaaaatattattatttgtgttgaaatcatccttgaaattcttaatatagttatttatgtcataaatattattatttttattataattaatagtgtgaatattaaaaatattatcatttgtgttataaatattattatttttattataattgatattattaataaatcattaataaatttgaaaaaaatattaatattaaaaaaaatatttgtgttataattatttttattatgataaaaaaatattgatattaaaaatagtatcattatttttatttttcttatgatttagagtattaatattacaaagagtattatttgtgttataattatttttatttttattatgattaaaagtattaatagtaaaaataatattatttgtgttataattatttttatttttattataattaaaagtcgGGGCGCATCCACGCCCAACCCGAAATTAGGCCTCGACATGTCGACACCCAAACTAAAGTTGGGTCTAGACGCGTCCACTCCCAAACTCAAGTTGAGTCTGAATGCATCCACGCCCAACCCCAAGGTGGTCGAGGACACGTCCACGCCCAACTTGGGTTGCACAATCACACCAAAATCCAAGTTGGGGCTGGACGTGTGCTCACCCAAACCCAAGTTGGGCATGGAGGCGTCCATGCCCAACTCCGTGTTGGGTCTGGATGCGTCCACCCCAACTCAAGTTGGGCTAGACACATCTGCGTCCACCCACATGTGTTAATATAATTAtgtgtattataaatattattttttttcttttataattcaaagtgttaagataaaaaatagtattatttatgttataaatattattatttttattataactaaaagtattgatataaaaaatattattatgtgaTGTAGTCACCCtttaaattcttaatataattatttatattataaatattattatttatattataattaatattattaataaaataattaataaatttgaaaaaataattattattaatattaaaaaatattatattttatataataaagttttacaataatttttataaaaataaacccGCCGCGTAGGGCAGACATCCAACTAGTAAGCTACTGTAACAAATCAGCTTGAAAAAGAATCAACTGGGGTCTTTTTTAGGGTAATTCATTGATTGCTGAACCATGTATAAGACTCGAGTTGGAGCATGTGTTGATGGAGCTAAGCCACAGCTTGGATGTGTTGAGACCGACCCTTCTGGTCGGTATGGACGTGTAAGTCAATTTCTTGCTTAATTTTCTTTCTGAGATTATTGTTTtcagaaaaaaacaatagtgAAAATGATCCTCATGTGtctcttattttaaaatgaaaaagaaaattgtactaaaaatattttataaataaatttatttttaaaatataattaattcctCGAATACACGCCATAAGATTTTCCCTGATCCACCCAAAAACTCCACCTCCCTCCTCCCTCTTCCCTCCTCCCTCGCtgccaaaaaaacaaagatgtcTTTGTTTACGCGTTCTATTTTCAACAGGGTACCTGGCACAGTACCCTGTTGAACTCGCCATCAACAGTGATTTTAAGGTGTCTGACATTAATGGCGCCCTCATCTTCCAGGTCAATAGTAAACTATTAAGCCTACATGATCGTTGTCTTCTGAAAGATGCAGCCGGTAACACCCTTGTCAATCTCAGGCAGAAGGTATGTTTAATTGCTCTCTGTCAtttgttctcttctttttcaatctAACCATCACAACAACGATAAGAGTCAATCCGATATCAGTTTCATACCGCGTGTttaattcatcattttctcCAGATAAGGACCATGCATGGGAGGTGGGAGGCTTTTAGAGGAGAAAGCAAGGAGAAGAATGATTTGCTTTTCACAGCCAAGAAACCAAAGCTGTTCCAATTCAAGACTGAGTTAGACGTATTCTTGGGTAATAACAAAGGAGAGGTCCCTGATTTCAAGGTCAAAGAAGGCTACAGCGAGAGTTCCTGCTCTATACTTCTTGGAGATTCCAATACCATGCTTGCACAAGTAACATTAACAAAACTTATTTCTGAAATATGAcaatattgaataaatttaacCAACATCATCTTCTCATATAGAACTATATGTCTGTGGCTGAGGCTGTCGTAGAAATACCCCAGATTTCATTACATCATTTACATTAAAACCGATTATTGTTTTAATCAAGAAAGTTGTcttcataattaatatttcatgccagtatttttcttattatgtgAACGCAGGTGCATGGAAGACACACTCTCGCGATTATGCCTAATGTTGATTATGCCTTCATAATGGCTCTTGTGGTGGTGATTCTCGACGAGATCAATGCGGCTGATGATGGGGACGCCTTCGTTGAGGGTTTTATCGAGGGTTTTACCGGTTGAGCTATTTCTTCGGTATAAAAAAACACGCTCTGTCAGTAAAAGTCATAGATAAAAACTGTATGTCGGCATATAGATCGTCGGTAATTTTTCTGTGTGGCTAATTTTATCGgtaaaaacaataaacactGATAGTCGTATAGACAGAAaaagcacacaaaaaaaagttCCACTGGAAATATATCGACgtaataattttgtttgtatttcCAACGATAACTCACCAATAGAAAAGTTTCGTCATTGAATGTGGTATaggtaataaatattttgcaactctttataaaatatcaacaatCTTTGGCTGTTGTTATAGACATTGGTGATAGTGGCATATATagtaaatattaagaataaataatataaaattatataaattaatagtaaaaaaaccaattatgcaaataaaattgtatgaaacattaaaaatataaaaataaagttaaataatatttattacaaatttaatgtgtttccaaaaaaaaattaaactagaacaatgacgaggctggaggaggaggaggccgGTTGTTCCTAGGACCAAACAGTCAAAAAGAAAGTGCACATGTATCACTCATCTGTGATCTAATGTCCATGATCATTTGGCAGAGTTGTTCATAATCCGCCGAGAATCGCTCATATTGTTATTTCAAGGCTATGAACTTCTCATAATGAGCGCTCGATACTGATTGGGAGTTCCCAACGATTGTGACACTATGAGTCGCCCACAAGTTCTCggtcgtagtgttggagagcttATGGTAACCACACGTTATCgaacataaaagaaaacattctttgccaaaacaaattgataaagCATGCAAAGTTGAAGTGATTttgcattttgaaaatatttaaaaaatatatttttttatttattttaaattaatattttttttatattttcatgtcaTTGTAAtatgataatgttaaaaataattttttaaaataaaaaattattattttaatatattaaaaaaatcatcataatatTTCCAAAAACTTTATCTTattcatgttttaatatttaagtttaAGAGATGATATAGAAGTGGATGAAAAAagggaaggagaaagaaaatgataagttGATCATATTTTAGCAACAAAAATAGCTAATTTTGGTGTCAATGTGTGTAATTTTATGAGAGAGGTGcaattaaagtgttttttatcttttattttgtcaTGAAAAGTAAATCAATGCCCGAGATTTTTCTTGATCtagattatttttgtgttttttgataGATTAAAGGGTGATTTGGGGTTAGAAATTAACTTATTAAGCTTTTTGAGATGTTTATTAGatgttttcaaacaaaaatagattttttttatgtcaaataaaaagaatttgattttcCAACCATCTCATATGATTAGAATTTATGCAAGTAAATAACGTGTCATTTGTTATCACTGACGATATATTATCTACTTTACTTTAAGAAAATATGATAGACGACTTATCATCCTCCCTattaagtagaaaaaataagaatgaaGGCTAGGCGAGCAAGCTTGACTCAGATGCTTTGGctctttttgaatattttttttatttttttaatttttaaaaataaaaattaattaaaatcaatgataCTAATATAATTGATAAGATATTTAGGATGTTATTTCATTAAATGCAATtcaattttaacttattttcaaacaattttatatacatataatgtTATATAATGTTagcaatgactcttttttcacTCAATGTATTTTACTataattttcttctcttaaagtttaatcaaaattcattataattaaattcactgtcatttatgattattttctcttaaaatttagtcaaaattcattataatcaaataattatattatattaaaatatttttccattagacatttattttcagataagattatatcactttttttttataatattagtgaACATTTCATTGATTATTATATAAGAacctataaatttattaaatattattattattattgaaacttACTTCTCATATGATactaaatcttttatttttttataaaaaaaaaacttgataaaaaatatttttatttaaaaatacatataattttcaatttattttattaaatatactcATCAACTCTTCAATTCATAATTAGGttttttcatgatattaaaaaaccaCATTAACAACACCTACCTCACATTGTTTtcgttaaaaattaacttttaatccTGCCGCAGCAGACAGCTACATAAGTTGGCTAGTCTGAGAATCGAGAAtagatttctttgtttttgtcctttttCCCCTAAATCTGCACATGTTACTACAGTAACTGTGATACATGGATCCACAGATCATCAACTCCCTTCCTAACACAAGAAAAAGTTACGGAATCTCATATAACTACAACCATTCAACACTCCAAATGGACAAACTCTAACCCTTTCAGACTGTGAATTTCCAAGCTGTTCCACTAGCATACTGTCAGCTGTCCGTCAGCACATCTTTAATTAACCTGTATCAGTTCAAAAGCCATGGAGCTGATACTGCACAAACCCAGCTATTGTAGGGAGAAGTTACCTGGAACCTCAGAACATTAAAGTCTGTCAATGATGGAGAACACAAATGTCTCGGACCACTTTTGCTTTATGAATTCCGGGACCAGAGAATCGTCCATGAAAGGATTCCATACAATTCCACCAGGACCACTGAGGACCCATTTTATTTTGGCTGGAATGCTGGAGGCATCTAGCATTGAAGTTTCAACCTTCTTCCTAGAAACATGTTCCTTCTGAGAACTGGAGCTTCTGGAAGGCTGCAAATCACGTATGAACAACCAATGCTTATTTATATCACGAGTTCAGATTCTAAATTATAAGCTCTACAAAAAATGGAGAAGGTTTCAATGTCTTGGGCATGGTATGATGGCTGTCAGTAAATTTATTAGATTCTCAGAACCAGAATTATGCCAATCAAGCACAACATGACAATCTCCAAAAGAATCTTCAACTTTCAGTGATACAACCACATTAATATCATCTGTAAAATAAGTCATACTTTACTCACAATAAAATTATCTCCTGCTTTTAGTGCTTCCAGTGTAGCTAAGTGCTCTTTACCTTCAGTAAGGTATTTCTCAACAGACCTCGGGGAACGGAATCGCTTCCCAGTTTCCGGCTCAAAGTAGTGCTGCACAACGAAGTAGCATTTTTCATGATTCTTACTTCCATATGCAATTCAGAGGAAATACAGAACTCTGCAACTTCCACTAAGAAAAATCTACTTCGCCATATCAATAGAAGAATTGACAAATACACAGGAACTCAACTTACAAAACTCTGTATTCAGACAGACAACCACCAACCAAAAGTACATCTCTATTGTGGAGGGTGGTGTAATAAGTTTGAAAAGAGCATATTCAGTACTGGAGCAAAAAACTACCTCTGCGCACTTGATAATTATTTAACACCTCAGTGGATATTTTTACTACATGCATCTATGATCAAGAATCAAAAGGACCAAAGTCTCAAGAGAAGCAATCAATTAAACCAAGACGAGAAATTTAAGATAACAAGACTATGAGAAACTGGTAATGTAGAGATAAGAAATCAATCTGTTTTATTCAACATCATACCCATTGTTACATCATGAATCAGCTTTGTACTCAGCATGAAGAACCAAATAACAAACTTAACAACCTAAAAACATGGAACTCATAGAAGTAATGAGAATAACTGCCACATCATGATAACAATTTGTTATTCATCTTGCCAAAAAGCATCCAAACAGTTTCAGGAACTTCTTCCAAGTTTTCTTGTAACATTTAACTTTATTGGGTGGATATTGAAGTTCTGGAGCTTGACTACCACCAATCATCAACAAAGATTTTCAGTTTATGCACACTGTTTTAACCCGGAATTCACCAATAGCTTTAACAAGAACATATCAAGATGCCCTTAGCAACAAAGATATGGACTGAAGAAGC includes:
- the LOC133680108 gene encoding protein LURP-one-related 15-like; this translates as MYKTRVGACVDGAKPQLGCVETDPSGRFSLIHPKTPPPSSLFPPPSLPKKQRCLCLRVLFSTGYLAQYPVELAINSDFKVSDINGALIFQVNSKLLSLHDRCLLKDAAGNTLVNLRQKIRTMHGRWEAFRGESKEKNDLLFTAKKPKLFQFKTELDVFLGNNKGEVPDFKVKEGYSESSCSILLGDSNTMLAQVHGRHTLAIMPNVDYAFIMALVVVILDEINAADDGDAFVEGFIEGFTG
- the LOC133679908 gene encoding methyl-CpG-binding domain-containing protein 7-like isoform X2; its protein translation is MIQIDPYIFKSRSLFDLPNGWIVEKKPRKNMDYAGIIDKHYFEPETGKRFRSPRSVEKYLTEGKEHLATLEALKAGDNFIPSRSSSSQKEHVSRKKVETSMLDASSIPAKIKWVLSGPGGIVWNPFMDDSLVPEFIKQKWSETFVFSIIDRL
- the LOC133679908 gene encoding methyl-CpG-binding domain-containing protein 5-like isoform X3; the encoded protein is MDYAGIIDKHYFEPETGKRFRSPRSVEKYLTEGKEHLATLEALKAGDNFIPSRSSSSQKEHVSRKKVETSMLDASSIPAKIKWVLSGPGGIVWNPFMDDSLVPEFIKQKWSETFVFSIIDRL
- the LOC133679908 gene encoding methyl-CpG-binding domain-containing protein 7-like isoform X1, translating into MDAKISSQNQNNELQVSTTLYHQFKLPNDWVVVRRCRSKRGNRRSHNDKYHYESGTGQRFCSLISIQKHMSGETSKSAKPGNKKNHYFEPETGKRFRSPRSVEKYLTEGKEHLATLEALKAGDNFIPSRSSSSQKEHVSRKKVETSMLDASSIPAKIKWVLSGPGGIVWNPFMDDSLVPEFIKQKWSETFVFSIIDRL